The Polyodon spathula isolate WHYD16114869_AA chromosome 3, ASM1765450v1, whole genome shotgun sequence genome has a segment encoding these proteins:
- the LOC121313536 gene encoding glyoxalase domain-containing protein 5-like has translation MILRGLLTSTGLRWQTVFGKMTSRSVQRQFPPHWKTPAASSWLSGFQCYSSTGPPLRIQGLDHLVLTVRSIEETTGFYSKVLGMEVVTFKGNRKALSFGNQKFNLHEAGKEFEPKALLPTPGSIDLCLITETPIAEVIEHLKACDVTVEDGPVLRTGAVGPISSVYFRDPDGNLVEVSNYHSEPAAGGA, from the exons ATGATTCTAAGGGGTCTGTTGACCTCTACAGGACTGCGCTGGCAGACCGTGTTCGGGAAG ATGACCAGTAGGAGTGTGCAACGGCAATTTCCCCCCCACTGGAAAACT CCTGCAGCCAGCAGCTGGCTGTCTGGGTTCCAGTGTTACAGCTCCACTGGACCCCCTCTCCGGATCCAGGGGCTTGACCACCTGGTCCTCACTGTAAGGAGCATAGAGGAGACAACAGGCTTTTACTCCAAAgtcttgggaatggaggttgtcaCGTTTAAG GGTAATCGGAAGGCACTCAGTTTTGGAAACCAGAAGTTTAATCTTCACGAGGCTGGCAAGGAGTTTGAACCGAAAGCCCTCCTTCCAACACCTGGCTCCATCGACCTGTGTCTTATTACAGAAACACCAATTGCTGAAGTCATAGAGCATCTTAAG GCTTGTGACGTCACTGTAGAAGATGGACCTGTCCTCCGAACTGGTGCTGTGGGACCAATTTCTTCAGTGTACTTCAGAGACCCAGATGGGAATCTTGTTGAGGTATCTAATTACCACTCGGAGCCCGCAGCTGGTGGAGCGTAG